A single region of the Lotus japonicus ecotype B-129 chromosome 4, LjGifu_v1.2 genome encodes:
- the LOC130715665 gene encoding protein NUCLEAR FUSION DEFECTIVE 2-like, protein MRSSATLPFTLFTLILIPILPHAQGHSLLSPFPSALETLQKQLGYNFKTISLLRRAMTHASFSEENNKALSILGAAVIETSASFHLISKDIDISAKEFNRRLSQVSNVESSCAVDGVYLGLHKVVRVSPKTNSSAPAVVCGAFRAIFGAIAIDTGKSDDAGNVFWTIHGVGDVGVAAAL, encoded by the exons ATGCGATCCTCTGCCACTCTTCCCTTCACCCTCTTCACTCTCATCCTCATCCCCATCCTCCCCCATGCCCag GGGCATTCACTACTGTCGCCGTTTCCATCAGCTCTCGAAACCCTCCAGAAACAACTAGG CTACAATTTCAAGACCATTAGTCTCCTTCGTCGCGCGATGACCCACGCTTCATTCTCCGAGGAGAACAACAAAGCATTGAGCATTTTGGGTGCTGCTGTCATTGAAACATCTGCTTCTTTTCACTTGATTTCCAAGGACATTGATATTTCTGCCAAAGAGTTTAACCGTAGATTGTCCCAGGTCTCCAATGTGGAATCTTCCTGTGCTGTTGATGGAGTGTATTTGGGCTTGCACAAGGTGGTTCGAGTCTCGCCTAAGACCAATTCCTCTGCCCCTGCTGTGGTTTGTGGCGCGTTCCGGGCAATTTTTGGTGCTATTGCTATTGATACTGGGAAATCGGATGATGCCGGTAATGTTTTCTGGACCATTCATGGTGTTGGTGATGTTGGGGTTGCTGCAGCATTGTGA
- the LOC130714906 gene encoding uncharacterized protein LOC130714906, translated as MSIELESESTTPTGHQRSNAFCFCFGPRRRSSWWQRVRTSHSTVSGDRWWSRGIRALKKVREWSEILAGPRWKTFIRRLSHHRSHKRMTKYQYDPFSYALNFDEGQNGDFPDDGFRNFSTRYAVAAVKPVSSPEKGSDVAVLCE; from the coding sequence ATGTCCATCGAGCTCGAATCTGAATCCACCACACCCACCGGCCACCAGAGATCCAACgccttctgcttctgcttcggCCCACGCCGCCGTTCCTCGTGGTGGCAGCGCGTCCGCACGTCCCACTCCACCGTCTCCGGCGACAGGTGGTGGTCGCGCGGCATCAGGGCGCTGAAGAAGGTCCGAGAGTGGTCGGAGATCTTAGCGGGCCCCAGATGGAAGACATTCATCCGCCGGCTCAGCCACCACCGCTCCCATAAACGCATGACCAAGTATCAGTACGACCCCTTCAGCTACGCCTTGAACTTCGACGAGGGGCAGAACGGGGATTTCCCTGATGACGGGTTTCGTAACTTCTCCACGCGCTACGCCGTCGCCGCCGTTAAGCCGGTTTCTTCGCCGGAGAAGGGGTCTGACGTCGCCGTTTTGTGTGAGTGA